Proteins from a genomic interval of Caulobacter sp. SL161:
- the rpsN gene encoding 30S ribosomal protein S14 produces MAKKSAVNRNEAVKALVKKFAEKRAALKAIANDETLPLEERFEARLKLAKLPRNSAAIRIRNRCEVTGRPRAYYRKLKMSRVALRELGSQGQIPGLVKSSW; encoded by the coding sequence ATGGCCAAGAAAAGCGCCGTCAACCGCAACGAAGCCGTCAAGGCCCTCGTCAAGAAGTTCGCCGAGAAGCGCGCCGCGCTGAAGGCGATCGCCAACGACGAGACCCTGCCGCTCGAGGAACGCTTCGAGGCTCGCCTCAAGCTCGCTAAGCTGCCGCGTAACAGCGCCGCGATCCGCATCCGCAATCGCTGCGAAGTCACCGGCCGTCCGCGCGCCTATTACCGTAAGCTCAAGATGAGCCGTGTGGCCCTCCGCGAACTGGGTTCGCAAGGCCAGATCCCCGGCCTCGTCAAGTCGAGCTGGTGA
- a CDS encoding adenylate kinase, which translates to MNLILFGPPAAGKGTQAKRLVTERGMVQLSTGDMLRAAIASGSELGQRVKGVLDRGELVTDEIVIALIEDRLPEAEAAGGAIFDGFPRTVAQAEALDKMLAARGQKIDVVLRLKVDEPALIERIKKRFEEQGRPDDNPEVFVTRLAAYNAQTAPLLPYYEGQGKLTELDGMGTVEAVAASIDSALEPVAAG; encoded by the coding sequence ATGAATCTGATCCTGTTCGGCCCGCCGGCGGCGGGGAAGGGGACCCAGGCCAAGCGACTGGTCACGGAGCGGGGCATGGTCCAGCTCTCGACCGGCGACATGCTGCGCGCGGCCATCGCCTCGGGCTCTGAGCTGGGCCAGCGTGTCAAGGGCGTGCTGGACCGTGGCGAGCTGGTGACCGACGAGATTGTCATCGCCCTGATCGAAGACCGCCTGCCCGAAGCCGAAGCCGCCGGCGGCGCGATCTTCGATGGTTTCCCGCGGACGGTCGCCCAGGCCGAGGCTCTGGATAAAATGCTCGCCGCGCGCGGTCAGAAGATCGACGTCGTTCTCCGACTCAAGGTAGACGAGCCCGCCCTGATCGAGCGGATCAAGAAGCGGTTCGAAGAGCAGGGACGGCCCGACGACAATCCGGAAGTCTTCGTGACTCGCCTGGCCGCGTACAATGCTCAGACCGCGCCGCTGCTGCCCTACTATGAAGGGCAGGGCAAGTTGACGGAACTGGATGGCATGGGGACCGTCGAAGCGGTCGCCGCGTCGATCGACAGCGCACTGGAGCCCGTCGCTGCAGGATGA
- a CDS encoding ABC transporter ATP-binding protein, producing MSIALEAVGLTKTYGAVRALDDFSIAIPAGGVFGILGPNGAGKSTLFRIALGLVRPTSGSARLFGAAPGDITALRKVGAMIETPRYPPYLTARDTLKMLALESGKADADIGGWLERVSLTHAADRATSGFSVGMKQRLGLAAAFLTKPELVILDEPTSGMDPAGIQEIRALIIDLAKIEGVTVILASHQLDEVKRVCDRVAILSRGKVVAEGGVAELTAGEARLRLTLASPLTPALAVLGDRGEADGPDAVLADIPRAEAPAVIRALVEAGADIVEARWREVDLEGVYLKSLGQTPTAATAEGAA from the coding sequence ATGTCGATCGCCCTGGAGGCCGTTGGCCTCACCAAGACGTATGGGGCGGTGCGCGCCCTCGACGACTTCTCCATCGCCATCCCCGCCGGCGGCGTGTTCGGGATCCTGGGTCCCAACGGCGCCGGCAAGAGCACGTTGTTCCGAATCGCGCTGGGCCTGGTGCGTCCCACCAGCGGTTCGGCGCGGCTCTTCGGCGCCGCGCCCGGCGACATCACCGCCCTGCGCAAGGTCGGGGCCATGATCGAGACCCCGCGCTATCCGCCGTACCTCACGGCGCGCGACACCCTGAAGATGCTGGCCCTGGAAAGCGGCAAGGCCGACGCCGACATCGGCGGCTGGCTGGAACGGGTCAGCCTGACCCACGCCGCCGACCGCGCCACCAGCGGCTTCTCGGTCGGCATGAAGCAGCGCTTGGGCCTGGCCGCCGCATTCCTGACCAAGCCGGAACTGGTGATCCTGGACGAGCCGACCAGCGGCATGGACCCGGCCGGTATCCAGGAGATTCGCGCCCTGATCATCGATCTGGCCAAGATCGAGGGCGTCACCGTCATCCTGGCCAGCCACCAGCTGGACGAGGTCAAGCGCGTCTGCGACCGCGTCGCCATCCTGTCGCGCGGCAAGGTCGTCGCCGAGGGCGGCGTGGCTGAACTCACCGCCGGCGAGGCCCGACTGCGCCTGACCCTGGCCTCTCCCCTCACCCCGGCGCTGGCGGTGCTGGGAGATCGCGGCGAGGCCGATGGGCCGGACGCCGTCCTGGCCGACATCCCCCGCGCCGAGGCTCCGGCCGTCATCCGCGCTCTGGTGGAGGCCGGCGCCGACATCGTCGAAGCCCGCTGGCGCGAGGTCGACCTCGAGGGGGTCTATCTGAAGTCCCTGGGCCAGACGCCGACGGCCGCCACCGCCGAAGGAGCCGCCTGA
- the secY gene encoding preprotein translocase subunit SecY — protein MASAAEQLAANMNFASFQKATELHKRIWFTIIALIVYRLGTYVPIPGVDPAAFASLFSQNSKGLLGMFDMFSGGAVERMAIFSLNVMPYISASIIVQLMGTVYPPWEKLKKEGGEAGRKTLNQYTRYLAVILAVVQSASIAIGIAAQPGVVADGVGHTFFIVSTIVALTGGTMFLMWLGEQITSRGVGNGVSLIIFAGIVATLPISLMQMLTQAQSNNNYMPLFLVVFGGIAAILAIVFIERSQRRLLVHYPKRQQGNRMIGGESSFMPLKINTAGVIPPIFASSLLLLPTTALQFVQTTNLPSWASWLPAMVGALQHGQPAFLVLYALLIIFFSFFYTSVVFNPDETAENLRKYGGFLPGIRPGKRTAEYLDYVLTRLTVIGAAYITAVCIAPEFVMMAMNSTQFALGGTSILIVVTVTMDTVAQIQSHLLAHQYEGLIKKSKLRGGRGR, from the coding sequence ATGGCCTCGGCCGCCGAACAACTCGCAGCCAATATGAATTTCGCGTCGTTCCAGAAGGCGACCGAACTTCACAAGCGTATCTGGTTCACGATCATCGCCCTGATCGTCTACCGCCTTGGCACCTACGTTCCGATCCCGGGCGTTGATCCGGCCGCCTTCGCGTCGCTGTTCAGCCAGAACAGCAAGGGCCTCCTGGGCATGTTCGACATGTTCTCGGGCGGGGCTGTCGAGCGGATGGCGATCTTCTCGCTGAACGTCATGCCCTATATCAGCGCCTCGATCATCGTGCAGCTGATGGGCACGGTGTATCCGCCGTGGGAGAAGCTGAAGAAGGAAGGCGGGGAGGCCGGTCGCAAGACCCTGAACCAGTACACGCGCTACCTGGCTGTCATTCTGGCCGTGGTGCAATCGGCTTCGATCGCGATCGGTATCGCGGCTCAGCCCGGCGTGGTGGCCGATGGCGTCGGCCACACCTTCTTCATCGTTTCGACGATCGTTGCGCTGACGGGCGGTACGATGTTCCTGATGTGGCTGGGTGAGCAGATCACCAGCCGCGGCGTCGGCAACGGCGTGTCGCTGATCATCTTCGCGGGTATCGTCGCGACCCTGCCGATTTCGCTGATGCAGATGCTGACCCAGGCGCAGTCGAACAACAATTACATGCCGCTGTTCCTGGTGGTGTTCGGGGGCATCGCCGCCATCCTGGCGATCGTCTTCATCGAACGCTCGCAGCGTCGTCTTCTGGTTCACTATCCCAAGCGCCAGCAGGGCAATCGCATGATCGGCGGCGAAAGCTCGTTTATGCCGCTGAAGATCAACACGGCGGGCGTCATCCCGCCGATCTTCGCCTCGTCGCTGCTGCTGCTGCCGACGACCGCCCTGCAGTTCGTTCAGACCACGAACCTGCCCAGCTGGGCCTCGTGGTTGCCGGCTATGGTCGGCGCACTGCAGCACGGGCAGCCGGCGTTCCTGGTGCTCTATGCGCTGCTGATCATCTTCTTCTCGTTCTTCTACACCTCGGTGGTGTTCAATCCCGACGAGACGGCCGAGAACCTGCGCAAGTACGGCGGCTTCCTGCCGGGCATCCGTCCGGGCAAGCGCACCGCGGAGTATCTGGACTATGTCCTGACCCGCCTCACGGTGATCGGCGCGGCCTACATCACGGCGGTCTGTATCGCGCCGGAGTTTGTGATGATGGCGATGAACTCCACCCAGTTCGCGCTGGGCGGCACCTCGATCCTGATCGTCGTGACGGTGACCATGGACACCGTGGCGCAGATCCAGTCGCACCTGCTGGCCCACCAGTACGAGGGCCTGATCAAGAAGTCGAAGCTGCGCGGCGGACGCGGCCGCTAA
- a CDS encoding ABC transporter permease → MLADAIAAERFRLLRDRAAVFWGFCFAPLVGFALSIGGDLFLRFVIKKPIPGLTVGLIDQMLKALSNGASTFAALFLMIGAAAILAGDYRWETWRLLTPRNTRQNLLLAKLIVVGEAVFWSLLLTAVLSALAAVIGAGIADKALTLSMFGRNLFDVIGVLAITWLEAMTLAALAACVGVLSRSTMGVVIACLGFRFVQTILAGALRAMEQNEAPSWKLLALPVFDADLLRAALLDPAQLGAASGSAGVALAVLLVWVAALTAGAVWLFRQQDLTKE, encoded by the coding sequence ATGCTCGCCGACGCCATCGCCGCCGAACGCTTCCGCCTGCTGCGCGACCGCGCGGCTGTCTTTTGGGGTTTCTGCTTCGCGCCGCTGGTGGGCTTTGCGCTCAGCATCGGCGGAGACCTGTTCCTGCGCTTCGTGATCAAGAAGCCCATACCCGGCCTGACTGTCGGCCTGATCGACCAGATGCTGAAGGCGCTGTCGAACGGCGCCTCGACCTTCGCGGCGCTGTTCCTGATGATCGGCGCGGCGGCCATCCTGGCCGGCGACTATCGCTGGGAGACCTGGCGGCTGCTGACCCCGCGCAACACGCGCCAGAACCTGTTGCTGGCCAAGCTGATCGTGGTCGGCGAGGCGGTGTTCTGGAGTCTATTGCTGACCGCCGTGCTGTCGGCGCTCGCGGCCGTGATCGGCGCGGGCATCGCCGACAAGGCCCTGACCCTCTCGATGTTCGGCCGCAATCTGTTCGACGTGATCGGCGTGCTGGCCATCACCTGGCTGGAGGCCATGACCCTGGCGGCGCTGGCGGCCTGTGTCGGCGTGCTGTCGCGCTCGACCATGGGCGTGGTCATCGCCTGCCTCGGCTTCCGGTTCGTGCAGACGATCCTGGCCGGCGCCCTGCGCGCGATGGAGCAGAACGAGGCCCCCAGCTGGAAGCTCCTGGCCCTGCCCGTCTTCGACGCCGACCTGCTGCGCGCGGCGCTGCTGGACCCGGCTCAACTGGGCGCGGCGAGCGGTTCGGCGGGCGTTGCTCTGGCGGTGTTGCTAGTCTGGGTCGCGGCCCTGACGGCCGGGGCGGTGTGGCTGTTCCGGCAGCAAGACCTGACGAAGGAGTAG
- the rpmD gene encoding 50S ribosomal protein L30, translating to MAEAKTVTVRQTGSPIRREKDQRATLVGLGLNRVGRVSTLQDNPSTRGMIRKVQHLLEIVE from the coding sequence ATGGCTGAAGCTAAGACCGTTACGGTTCGCCAAACCGGCAGCCCGATCCGTCGTGAAAAGGACCAGCGCGCGACGCTCGTTGGTCTGGGTCTGAACCGCGTGGGTCGTGTCTCGACCCTGCAGGACAACCCCTCGACCCGCGGCATGATCCGCAAGGTCCAGCACCTGCTGGAAATCGTCGAGTAG
- the rplE gene encoding 50S ribosomal protein L5, whose amino-acid sequence MADQAYEPRLKTVYRERIRAAMKEQFGYTNEMQIPKLDKIVLNMGIGEAVADSKKAQTALKDLQAIAGQKPVATRARKSIAGFKLREGMVVGAKVTLRKDRMYEFLDRLVTIALPRVKDFRGLNGKSFDGRGNYAMGLKEHLVFPEINYDQIEQIWGMDIIVCTTAKSDQEAKALLKEFQFPFVN is encoded by the coding sequence ATGGCTGATCAAGCTTACGAGCCCCGGCTGAAGACCGTTTATCGTGAGCGCATCCGCGCCGCGATGAAGGAGCAGTTCGGCTACACCAACGAGATGCAGATCCCCAAGCTGGACAAGATCGTCCTGAACATGGGTATCGGCGAGGCCGTGGCCGACTCTAAGAAGGCCCAGACCGCGCTGAAGGACCTGCAAGCGATCGCCGGCCAAAAGCCTGTCGCGACCCGCGCCCGCAAGTCCATCGCCGGCTTCAAGCTGCGCGAAGGCATGGTGGTCGGCGCCAAGGTCACCCTGCGCAAGGACCGGATGTACGAATTCCTCGACCGCCTGGTCACGATCGCGCTGCCGCGCGTGAAGGACTTCCGTGGTCTGAACGGCAAGAGCTTCGACGGCCGTGGCAACTACGCCATGGGCCTGAAGGAGCACCTGGTGTTCCCGGAAATCAACTATGACCAGATCGAACAGATCTGGGGCATGGACATCATCGTCTGCACCACTGCGAAGTCCGACCAGGAAGCCAAGGCTCTCCTGAAGGAATTCCAGTTCCCGTTCGTGAACTAA
- the rplR gene encoding 50S ribosomal protein L18, which translates to MALSPRESAAKRAQRVRTRLKSLANGRPRLSVFRSSKNIYAQVIDDERGVTLASASTLEAEGKGADKDAAAAVGKLVAERAIEKGVKDVVFDRGSYIFHGRVKALADAAREAGLNF; encoded by the coding sequence ATGGCGCTCTCTCCTCGTGAATCGGCGGCCAAGCGCGCTCAGCGCGTTCGCACCCGCCTCAAGAGCCTCGCCAACGGTCGTCCGCGTCTGTCGGTCTTCCGTTCGTCGAAGAACATCTACGCCCAGGTCATCGATGATGAACGCGGCGTGACCCTGGCGTCGGCCTCCACTCTGGAAGCCGAAGGCAAGGGCGCGGACAAGGATGCCGCCGCCGCTGTGGGCAAGCTCGTCGCCGAGCGCGCCATCGAAAAGGGCGTCAAGGACGTCGTTTTCGACCGTGGCAGCTACATCTTCCACGGCCGGGTGAAAGCCCTGGCCGACGCCGCGCGCGAAGCCGGCCTGAACTTCTAA
- the rpsE gene encoding 30S ribosomal protein S5: MARGEQQRGEGGQRRDRRDRNAPEERVDSDIVEKLVHINRVAATVKGGRRFSFAALMVVGDQKGRVGFGHGKAREVPEAIRKATEEAKKTMIRVPLRESRTLHHDGAGRWGAGKVMMRAAPPGTGVIAGGPMRAVLETLGVQDVVAKSTGSSNPYNMVRATFEALKVQSSPRQIAAKRGKKVGDILGRRADGASAPEAIEG, encoded by the coding sequence ATGGCTCGTGGTGAACAACAGCGCGGTGAGGGCGGTCAACGCCGTGACCGTCGCGACCGCAACGCCCCCGAAGAGCGGGTCGACAGCGACATCGTCGAAAAGCTCGTCCACATCAACCGCGTCGCCGCCACCGTGAAGGGTGGTCGTCGCTTCAGCTTCGCTGCTCTGATGGTCGTTGGCGACCAAAAGGGCCGCGTCGGCTTCGGTCATGGCAAGGCGCGTGAAGTGCCGGAAGCCATCCGCAAGGCGACCGAAGAAGCCAAGAAGACGATGATCCGCGTTCCGCTGCGCGAATCCCGCACCCTGCACCACGACGGCGCTGGCCGTTGGGGCGCTGGCAAGGTGATGATGCGCGCGGCGCCTCCCGGCACCGGCGTCATCGCCGGCGGTCCGATGCGCGCGGTTCTCGAAACCCTGGGCGTCCAGGACGTCGTGGCCAAGTCGACGGGTTCCTCGAACCCGTACAACATGGTTCGCGCCACGTTCGAAGCCCTGAAGGTGCAATCGTCGCCCCGCCAGATCGCCGCCAAGCGCGGCAAGAAGGTTGGCGACATCCTCGGCCGCCGCGCCGACGGCGCTTCGGCGCCGGAAGCCATCGAGGGCTAA
- a CDS encoding DNA-directed RNA polymerase subunit alpha, with protein sequence MIERNWNELIRPEKPQIETGADATRKARIVAEPLERGFGVTLGNALRRVLLSSLQGAAVTAIQIDGVVHEFSSLEGVREDVVDIVLNIKQLAVRMHAEGPKRMTLRATGPGPVTAGQIETPADIEILNPDHVLCTLDDGASVRMEFTVNNGKGYVPADRNRPEDAPIGLIAVDALYSPVKRVAYRVEPTRQGQSLDYDKLILEVETNGAVTPVDAVAYAARILQDQLQIFITFEEPKAKSADESKPELPFNPALLKKVDELELSVRSANCLKNDNIVYIGDLIQKTEAEMLRTPNFGRKSLNEIKEVLAGMGLHLGMDVPNWPPENIEDLAKKFEDQI encoded by the coding sequence GTGATCGAAAGAAACTGGAACGAGCTGATCCGTCCTGAGAAGCCGCAAATCGAAACCGGCGCCGATGCGACTCGCAAGGCCCGTATCGTCGCTGAACCGCTGGAACGCGGCTTCGGCGTGACGCTCGGCAACGCTCTGCGTCGCGTTCTCCTCTCGTCGCTGCAAGGCGCAGCCGTCACCGCGATCCAAATCGACGGCGTCGTGCACGAATTCTCCTCGCTCGAAGGCGTCCGCGAAGACGTCGTCGACATCGTTCTGAACATCAAGCAACTGGCCGTGCGCATGCACGCCGAAGGTCCGAAGCGCATGACCCTGCGCGCCACGGGCCCCGGCCCGGTGACCGCTGGTCAGATCGAAACCCCGGCCGACATCGAAATCCTGAACCCCGACCACGTGCTCTGCACGCTGGACGACGGCGCTTCAGTGCGCATGGAGTTCACGGTCAACAACGGCAAGGGCTACGTCCCGGCCGACCGCAACCGTCCGGAAGACGCGCCGATCGGCCTCATCGCCGTCGACGCCCTGTACTCGCCGGTCAAGCGCGTCGCCTACCGCGTGGAGCCGACCCGTCAGGGCCAGTCGCTGGACTATGACAAGCTGATCCTGGAAGTCGAAACCAACGGCGCCGTCACTCCGGTGGACGCCGTGGCCTACGCCGCCCGGATCCTGCAGGACCAACTGCAGATCTTCATCACCTTCGAGGAACCGAAGGCCAAGTCGGCCGACGAGTCCAAGCCGGAACTGCCGTTCAACCCGGCCCTGCTGAAGAAGGTCGACGAGCTGGAGCTGTCGGTCCGTTCGGCCAACTGCCTGAAGAACGACAACATCGTCTACATCGGCGACCTGATCCAGAAGACCGAAGCCGAGATGCTCCGCACCCCGAACTTCGGCCGCAAATCGCTGAACGAAATTAAGGAAGTGCTCGCCGGCATGGGTCTGCACCTCGGCATGGACGTGCCGAACTGGCCGCCGGAGAACATCGAAGACCTGGCTAAGAAGTTCGAAGACCAGATCTAA
- the rpsK gene encoding 30S ribosomal protein S11: MAKEPARVKRRERKNITSGVAHVNASFNNTMITITDAQGNTISWSSAGMMGFKGSRKSTPYAAQMAAEDAGKKAAEHGVKTLEVNVSGPGSGRESALRALQAAGMTITTIRDVTPIPHNGCRPPKRRRV, from the coding sequence ATGGCCAAGGAACCGGCTCGCGTTAAACGTCGCGAACGCAAGAACATCACCTCGGGCGTGGCGCACGTGAACGCCTCGTTCAACAACACCATGATCACCATCACCGACGCCCAGGGCAACACGATCTCGTGGTCCTCGGCCGGCATGATGGGCTTCAAGGGTTCGCGCAAGTCGACCCCGTACGCCGCGCAGATGGCCGCCGAAGACGCGGGCAAGAAGGCTGCCGAGCACGGTGTGAAGACGCTGGAAGTCAACGTTTCGGGTCCGGGTTCGGGCCGTGAATCGGCCCTGCGCGCGCTGCAAGCCGCGGGCATGACCATCACGACCATCCGCGACGTCACGCCGATTCCGCACAACGGCTGCCGTCCGCCCAAGCGTCGTCGCGTCTAG
- the rpsH gene encoding 30S ribosomal protein S8, which yields MSMNDPLSDMIARIKNAAQRKRSKVSTPASKLRARVLDVLADEGYIRGYSLVEKPGAFPEFEIELKYFDGEPVIAEISRVSKPGRRVYSSIKDLKPIKNGLGISILSTPKGVMSDTAARDANVGGEVLCRVY from the coding sequence ATGTCGATGAACGATCCCCTGAGCGATATGATCGCTCGCATCAAGAACGCCGCTCAACGCAAGCGGTCCAAGGTCTCGACGCCGGCTTCCAAGCTGCGCGCCCGCGTCCTGGACGTGCTGGCCGACGAAGGCTACATCCGCGGCTACTCGCTGGTCGAGAAGCCCGGCGCGTTCCCCGAATTCGAGATCGAGCTCAAGTACTTCGACGGTGAGCCCGTGATCGCTGAGATCAGCCGCGTGTCCAAGCCTGGCCGTCGCGTCTACTCCTCGATCAAGGACCTGAAGCCGATCAAGAACGGCCTGGGCATCTCGATCCTGTCGACGCCGAAGGGCGTCATGTCGGACACCGCTGCACGCGACGCTAATGTCGGCGGCGAAGTCCTCTGCCGCGTCTACTAG
- the rplF gene encoding 50S ribosomal protein L6 has product MSRIGKKAVAIPSGVQVTLAGQTVTVKGPKGQLSWTIADEVEVKQEGSELLLAPRVDTKRAKGMWGLSRTLVANMVHGVTVGFEESLELVGVGYRAAMKGTALSLQLGFSHDVDVAAPAGVTFAVPKQTEIKIAGIDKQAVGEIAAKIRRIRPPEPYKGKGVRYAGEKVRRKEGKKK; this is encoded by the coding sequence ATGTCACGTATCGGTAAGAAAGCCGTCGCAATCCCCTCGGGCGTGCAAGTCACGCTCGCGGGTCAGACGGTCACGGTAAAGGGCCCGAAGGGTCAACTGTCGTGGACGATCGCCGACGAAGTCGAAGTCAAGCAAGAGGGCTCTGAGCTCCTGCTGGCTCCGCGCGTCGACACGAAGCGCGCCAAGGGCATGTGGGGTCTGTCCCGCACGCTGGTGGCCAACATGGTGCACGGTGTCACCGTCGGCTTCGAGGAAAGCCTCGAACTGGTCGGCGTCGGTTACCGCGCGGCCATGAAGGGCACCGCCCTGAGCCTCCAACTCGGTTTCAGCCACGATGTGGACGTTGCGGCTCCGGCCGGCGTCACCTTCGCGGTGCCGAAGCAAACCGAAATCAAGATCGCCGGCATCGACAAGCAGGCGGTTGGTGAGATTGCCGCGAAGATCCGCCGCATTCGTCCGCCGGAACCCTACAAGGGCAAGGGCGTGCGTTATGCTGGCGAGAAGGTTCGCCGCAAGGAAGGCAAGAAGAAGTAA
- the rplX gene encoding 50S ribosomal protein L24 yields MAAKIKKGDRVVVLAGKDKGKQGSVLQVLPKDNRVVVEGVNMVSRHTKPTQADPQGGIKNKEAALHVSNVAVVDSNGKPTRVGFKIEGDKKVRVAKTTGEVING; encoded by the coding sequence ATGGCCGCTAAGATCAAGAAGGGCGACCGCGTCGTCGTTCTGGCCGGCAAGGACAAGGGCAAGCAAGGCTCGGTCCTGCAAGTCCTGCCGAAGGACAACCGGGTCGTCGTGGAAGGCGTGAACATGGTTTCGCGTCACACCAAGCCGACCCAAGCCGACCCGCAAGGCGGCATCAAGAACAAGGAAGCCGCGCTGCACGTCTCGAACGTCGCCGTCGTGGACTCCAACGGCAAGCCCACCCGCGTCGGTTTCAAGATCGAAGGCGACAAGAAGGTGCGCGTCGCCAAGACGACCGGCGAGGTGATCAATGGCTGA
- the rpsM gene encoding 30S ribosomal protein S13, producing the protein MARIAGVNIPTNKRVLIALQYIHGIGQKSAREIITKVGIEEARRVNQLTDAEVLQIRETIDRDYTVEGDLRRENSMNIKRLMDLACYRGLRHRKGLPVRGQRTHTNARTRKGPAKPIAGKKK; encoded by the coding sequence GTGGCCCGTATCGCAGGCGTCAACATCCCGACGAACAAGCGCGTTCTGATCGCGCTTCAGTACATTCACGGCATCGGCCAAAAGTCGGCTCGTGAGATCATCACCAAGGTGGGCATCGAGGAAGCCCGTCGCGTCAATCAGTTGACCGACGCGGAAGTCCTGCAGATCCGCGAGACGATCGACCGTGACTACACCGTCGAGGGCGACCTGCGTCGCGAGAACTCGATGAACATCAAGCGTCTGATGGACCTGGCCTGCTATCGCGGCCTGCGTCACCGTAAGGGCCTGCCGGTCCGCGGTCAGCGCACCCACACGAACGCCCGCACCCGCAAGGGTCCGGCCAAGCCGATCGCCGGCAAGAAGAAGTAA
- the rplN gene encoding 50S ribosomal protein L14 → MIQMQTNLEVADNSGARRVMCIKVLGGAGRRYASVGDVIVVSVKEAIPRGRVKKGDVLRAVVVRVNQNLKRKDGSVIRFDKNAAVIVNKQSEPVGTRIFGPVPRELRAKNHMKIISLAPEVL, encoded by the coding sequence ATGATCCAGATGCAAACTAACCTGGAAGTTGCCGATAACTCTGGCGCTCGCCGGGTCATGTGCATCAAGGTGTTGGGCGGCGCAGGCCGTCGCTACGCCAGCGTGGGCGACGTCATCGTCGTCTCCGTCAAGGAAGCCATTCCGCGCGGTCGCGTGAAGAAGGGTGACGTGCTTCGCGCCGTCGTCGTTCGGGTGAATCAAAATCTGAAGCGCAAGGATGGCTCGGTCATCCGCTTCGATAAGAACGCCGCGGTGATCGTGAACAAGCAGAGCGAGCCGGTCGGCACGCGGATCTTCGGCCCGGTTCCCCGTGAACTGCGCGCCAAGAACCACATGAAGATCATCTCCCTCGCTCCGGAGGTGCTGTAA
- the rplO gene encoding 50S ribosomal protein L15: protein MTKLNELAPREGSTKGRMRVGRGPGSGKGKTAGRGVKGQKARSGVAINGFEGGQMPLHMRMPKRGFNNPFRLEFAEVNLWRLEQAVEAGKIKKGAELDAAALIAAGVIRRELDGVKLLAKGEIKTALKLTVYSATEAAIKAVEAAGGSVTVTKKAKAQAEA, encoded by the coding sequence ATGACCAAGCTGAACGAACTGGCTCCCCGCGAAGGCTCGACCAAGGGCCGCATGCGCGTTGGCCGCGGCCCGGGTTCGGGCAAGGGCAAGACCGCCGGTCGCGGTGTGAAGGGCCAGAAGGCGCGCTCGGGCGTCGCCATCAACGGCTTCGAAGGCGGTCAAATGCCGCTGCACATGCGTATGCCGAAGCGCGGCTTCAACAACCCCTTCCGCCTGGAGTTCGCTGAAGTGAACCTGTGGCGCCTGGAACAAGCCGTCGAAGCCGGCAAGATCAAGAAGGGCGCCGAGCTGGACGCCGCCGCTCTGATCGCCGCCGGTGTCATCCGTCGTGAACTCGACGGCGTGAAGCTGCTGGCCAAGGGCGAAATCAAGACCGCCCTGAAGCTGACCGTCTATTCGGCTACCGAAGCCGCCATCAAGGCCGTCGAGGCCGCCGGTGGTTCGGTCACCGTGACCAAGAAGGCCAAGGCGCAAGCCGAAGCCTAA
- the rplQ gene encoding 50S ribosomal protein L17, whose translation MRHGKAHRKLGRTSAHRTAMFANMSASLIKHEQIVTTLPKAKELRPIVEKLVTLAKRGDLHARRQAISSVRDVEQVGKLFAVLGPRYKDRQGGYIRVLKAGFRYGDNAPMAVIEFVDRDVSEKGKDSGPVYVNDAED comes from the coding sequence ATGCGTCACGGTAAGGCTCACCGTAAACTCGGCCGCACCTCGGCTCACCGCACCGCCATGTTCGCCAACATGTCGGCCAGCTTGATCAAGCACGAGCAGATCGTCACCACCCTGCCCAAGGCCAAGGAACTGCGTCCGATCGTCGAAAAGCTGGTCACCCTGGCCAAGCGCGGCGACCTGCACGCCCGTCGTCAGGCCATCAGCTCGGTTCGCGACGTCGAACAAGTCGGCAAGCTCTTCGCGGTCCTCGGCCCGCGCTACAAGGACCGTCAGGGCGGCTACATCCGCGTCCTGAAGGCCGGCTTCCGCTACGGCGACAACGCCCCGATGGCCGTCATCGAGTTCGTCGACCGCGACGTCTCGGAAAAGGGCAAGGACTCGGGTCCGGTCTACGTCAACGACGCCGAAGACTAA